The genomic DNA AGCGATAAGGAATTCTTAGCACACAAGGATCGGAGAACAAAGTGGTTTAGAGGTGCTATAATGGTGGAAGAAGATGTAGCGATAGAGGACCACAAGGGTTTTGTTCGGAAATTGTTTGTGTTGAATGAGCAGAAAGAGCTGAGCGAAGAGACGGTTGGGGCACTAGTCTGGAACATGTTAACCGCGGGCGCTGACACAACTGCGGTTGTTATCGAATGGGCTATGGCAGAGATGATCAAGTGCCCTACCGTGCAAGAAAAGGCGCAACAGGAGCTTGATTCCGTGGTTGGATCCGAACGGTTAATGTCTGAATCAGATATTCCGAAACTGCCATATCTGCAATGCGTGGTTAAAGAAGCTCTCCGGCTTCACCCATCAACACCGTTAATGCTTCCACACAAAGCAAGCGAAACAGTTTGGGTAGGTGGCTACAAAGTCCCTAAAGGAGCCACGGTTTATGTCAACGTGCAAGCGATTGGGCGGGACCCGGCAAACTGGAGAGACCCGTATGAATTTAGACCAGAGAGGTTTCTTCAGGAGGAAACCGATGTTAAAGGTCGAGACTTCAGGGTTCTTCCGTTCGGATCAGGAAGACGGATGTGTCCAGCAGCACAGCTCAGCATGAACTTGATGTCATTGGTGATGGGAAATTTGTTGCATTGCTTCTCGTGGAGTTCTCCAATTCCTGGAGAGAGGATTGACATGAGCGAGAATCCAGGATTGCTTTGTAACATGAGGACTCCATTGCAGGCTCTAGCTTTGCCGAGAGCTGCAGCAAGAGTTATACCTTTACCTTTAGATTAAATCAGATTAATAACCAGAGACACCAAGATAAGATAACCAAACTCCATAGACCATGATGTATGGAAACGAACATGTCGTCAAACCTAAGAGACATGTAGCTATTtatataaatggataattaaagagtatatatattcacatgGAGAAAGCTCAAAATCTCATGATAAGCATTGCCAATACTACAACCTCAAAACACAAACATTacacatctatatataatagcaaacccacttttggaggtcaactttaatctaacgaatgagattgtttctattatcttatctaacggtttaaaattattaatgatcccaacagttacaagtttttttctttccaataattgtgtttcttcgtcgtaccctcatcttttaaaaatcacacctattaatttttacacttttttgtttcacacttttatgttttcacacctctttgtttatatatatatatatatatacatatttttatgtactttgaaaatagtttttgttttttaagtattataaatgatctcaccttttgttaatgatctcaaaagttgcaaagtttcgatccaacaattgtgtttcttcgtccccagatttccatgttggcacctattagttttcacatatttttgttttacacatctttgtttatataaagttgcaatgttttgatccaacaattgtgtttcttcgtccccagatttccatgttggcacctattagttttcacatatttttgttttacacatctttgtttatataaagttgcaatgttttgatccaacaattgtgtttcttcgtcgtatcacttgctttcaatgtttgcaattgttagttttcgcacctttttgtttcacacctctttgttttcacactctttgtttttatatatatacagatttttatggactttgagaagagtttttgttctttgagtattattaatgatctcatcctttgttaatgatctcaaaagttgtaaagtttcgatccaacaattgtgtttcttcgtcgcacccccaactttccatgttgacacccgttagttttcacacctatttgttttacacctctttgtttatataaagttgcaatgttttgatccaacaattgtgtttattcgtcgtacccctagctttcaatgtttgcacttgttagttttcacaccatttgtttcacacctttttgtttcacacctctttgttttcacacttttttgttttttatatatatacaaaattttatgaattttgaaaagagtttttgttctttgagtattatatttttaatgatctcaccctttgttaatgatctcgaaagttgcaaagtttcgatccgacaattgtgtttcttcgttgcacccccagctttccatgttggcacccgttagttttcacacctttttgtttacacctctttgcttatataaaattgcaatgttttgatccaacaattgtgtttcttcgtcataTCCCTAGCTTTCattgtttgcacttgttagttttcgcacctttttgtttcatacctctttattttcacacttttttgtttttttatatatacatattttatggactttgaaaagagtttttttttttgagtattgtttcacacctccaagttttaaaaattatgactattattttcttttaatttattaatcaacatgattcactcatctacattaaaatttggattgttttatttattgattcctTCATCTAACctttgtttggtgtcgttttccattTATACCAGCATCGATCATCTCTTCCAACTATTAATCTAggtaattgattgtgatttctaatttttcatagatttatatgtttatatattatagcaaactcacttttaggaatcaatttaaatataacggatgagattgtttttattatctcatctaactgtttagatttgttaatgatcttaaaagttgcaatattttgatccagcaattgtgtttcttcgtcgtactcccaactttcaatgttcacatttgttagttttcgcacatttttgtttcacacctctttgtatatatatatatatatatttatggaccttgaaaaaagtttttgttcatTGAGTATTGTTTAACAcctccaaatttaaaatttttgaatatgattttctttcaatttattaatcaacattgattcactcatctttgttaaaaattttggattgttttatttattgattcctTCATCTAACatttgtttggtgtcgttttccattTAGACCACATcgatcatctcttccaagtattaatctaggtaattgattgtaatttctattttttaatagatttataCGTTTATATATTATCGCAAACTTATAGaggttaatttaaatataacagATGAGATtgttttattatctcatctaattgtttagatttgttaatgatcttaaaagttgcaatattttgatccaacaattgtgtttcttcatcgtaCTCTCAGCTTTCAATGTTcacatttttttagtttttgcacatttttgttttacacctccaaaattttattcttgaaaaatgtttttgttctttgagtattgttaAACAcctccaaattaaaaaattctgagtattattttctttcaatttattaatcaacattgattcacttatctttgttaaaaaatttggattgttttatttattgattcattcatcaaacttttgtttggtATCGTTTTTCATCTAACCCGTattgatcatctcttccaagtattaatttagataattaattgtgatttctaatttttcatagatttatcttttagtCAATTTAGTTGATTGCAGCTATGAGCTCTTTCTCcctgattctcttattattttttttataaattttgatagaataatgatttaattttttttttatgtgaatatctttcaaaattaattatctaaatatGATATAGTAAACctagatttatatatcattaatattattattgtcactgaatcaatttttcttgcttatatatatacaacaaatattttatttaattaatttggttgattcatcttagtcattatttatgacttttatattaTACCGATAAAGAATTACCATAAAGTTTTTACTCGAAATGCAAAATTAACAACGTTAGTCATTTAAGTTTTCACTTTCCGGTGCGTGACATCCTAGTCTATATAATAGAATCATACCAGCAATGTTGTCATCTAGAAATTTGATACTACTTAGTTGGGGTATTTTATCGAATACTCGGTGTGCAACATTAGAAAACACACAGAAATGATGTTACGAGTTCAACATAGTCaatatgactatatgagtaTGCCTATATAGACTAGGATGCAAAACTGATTTTACTAAAATGCAACTAGTGTGGGAAAGCAAAACTGAACCAAATTCATGACAATTTCATGCTAAACTACGTGCCGTCTAATTAGCTTATTcattaatgatttaatatttcgtgtatataataaaaacactTCGCTGTGAGTATGCATCAAACTTGTATTACAATCTTTTTCACTTTGTCGAAGCAAAATGGATTTATTACTGATTACACTAATCACTATCATAATCGCGGCCGTCATACAAAATCTACGACGTCGGATATCCAACATACCGCCGGGACCACCACCGCAGTTTCTAGTTGGAAACCTTAATCAACTGAAACCACTATGGACACAGTCTTTCTCCGAGTGGTCACAGACTTATGGCCCGATCATATCGGTGTGGTTAGGGTCACAGCTAGCTGTCGTGGTCTCTAGCTCTGACTTAGCTAAACAAGTGTTGAGAGACAAAGACTACCAACTTTGTAACAGACACAGAACAGCACGAATGACTCAGAACGGTAGCGATCTTATTTGGTCTGATTACGGAGCACATTATGTGAAAATGAGGAAACTATGTACACTCGAGCTTTTTTCTCTGAAAAGCATCGAGTTTTTCAACTCAATGAGAGAGATGGAAGTAAGATCCGTGGTGAAGTCTATTTTTAACGACTTGATGAGCGATGATCAGAAGCCGGTGGTGCTGAGGACCTATCTAGGTTCGGTTGCTTTGAACATTGTTTCAAGATTAGTGATCGGCAAAACGTTCGAACCAAAAGAAGCAAGAGAGTTTAAATCGATTGTTGATAGGGAGACTCGTTTGCCTGGTGCAACCAAGATGCTTGATTACGCAACTTGGCTTAAACGGGTTTCCTCATGGTTCACTAGCGACAAGGTGTTCATGAAGCACATGGCTCGGAGAAAAAACTGGTTTAGACGAGCTGTAATGGATGAAGAATACGGAGGAAGAGACAAGAAGTGTTTTGTTCAGAGTCTATTAGCGTTGAAAGAGAAGAATGAGCTGACCGAGGAGACTGTGATGGGACTGGTCTGGAACATGTTAACCGCAGGTGCTGACACAACCGCCATTACGATTGAATGGGCAATGGCAGAGATGATCAGATGCCCTGCTGTGCAAGAAAAGGTGCAGAATGAGCTTGATTCCGTGGTTGGATCAGAACGGTTTATGTCTGATACAGATATCCCAAAGCTGCCATATCTGCAATGCGTACTCAAAGAAGCTCTCCGGCTTCACCCTCCTACACCATTGATGCTTCCACACAAGGCCAGCGAATCAGTTCAGATAGGTGGGTACAGAGTTCCCAAGGGAGCCACGGTTTATGTCAACGTGCAGGCGATTGGTCGAGATCCAGCAAACTGGAGTAACCCAGATGAGTTTAGACCAGAGCGGTTTCTTGTGGAGGAAACAGATGTCAAAGGTCAAGACTTTCGGGTTCTTCCGTTTGGATCAGGAAGACGGGTGTGTCCAGCGGCACAACTCAGCCTCAATATGATGACGTTAGCACTAGGTAATTTACTGCATTGTTTCTCATGGACATTCTCTACACCTAATGAGCACATCGACATGACTGAGAAGCCTGGATTAGTTTGTTACATGAAGACTCCATTGCAGGCTCTAGCTTCGTTCAGGCTGCCACAAGAGTTATCTAACTTTTCACTGAAATAGATCACACATATTAATCTACCTAAGATAAGAGTGATTCTCAACTGAGATAAAACAGATGTAGCAATGGCAGGATTTAGGACATGGCTGATGAGTTCGTACAAACAGAATGTAGctaatatagtaaataaactaaatattccAAAAGAGAAAGCTTAGTCTCATCATTGCTAAAATCGAGAACCTCATAACACAAACTTTACACATCTGTTATAGAAGCAAGCCAGCAATGTGTTATCTTAGGCTCCCATCATTCCTCAccgtcttcctcctcttcatcgtcgtcatcgtcgtcttcttctccctGAAGAGATTTTAGTTTTCAAACATTTATCAGGTTAAGTGATGTAGTACAATAACAAACCATGTGACTCATAATAACTAATATACTCAATTAATCAATGCATTTTGAGGAGCAATGAAATGATTGTTTTACCTCTTCgtcaccatcatcatctccatcaaaATCCTCTTCATCAGCATCCTACGTACATTAAAAAATCTTTAGCAACTTTTTCCATCTACAGAAAAGAGGACTGAAACTTAACTGAGGAATAGATTACATTGTTGAAGTAGGTGAGGGGGTTGGACCACAGATCTTCCTTGATGATATCAGCAACCTGCTCCAAGAGGAGATTGCCGATTTCAAATTGGGCAGATAATGAAAACGGTCTATAACTTATAACAAGTCAGAAAGTAAAGGAGCCTGTACCTCATCATGAATCTCATCCCCAGCATCTTCCTTATGTTGAGCATCAGTAAACCAAgtaaagaaactgaagagaaagatgaaaggAAAATTGTTAATCATATGCAATTACCAATAAGAAAGAGTTAAACTTTGTATCATGTGCAGCATCTATCCATGACCACAAGAATTTCACTAAGACTATGATCATTTAATAGGCTCTAGAACAATACCTCTCCTCTGGCAATGCACGTTTGTTTCCTTTCTTATCATCATGGTTCACTCCATTTGGCAAGCCCTACATAATTGAGAAACATCATTAAGAATAATGCCGAAGTGAGACAGATAAAGTAAAAAACTTCTTATATTGCACAagcagaaatatatatattcaccttGCCCTCCTTCCACTTGATAGGAGTTGCTGTGATATTTGTTGTTCCTTCTTCAAAGAAGGTAAACGTCTTCGTAAGTTTGGCATCCTCAAAGAAAGGGTTGGAACTGAAGTTCTGTGATTGATGCCCAATTTAACAATACCCAGTAACTTCTTAGATCAATAGGAAAAGACAATAAAAACGAATAGTAAATTAAGATGGATAAAGAGAAACATACAAAAGTTATAGAGTATCCAGATTTCACATCTTTGGCATCCTCCACTTCCAGAGAGCTCAAGTACttaaaaatctgtaaaaacaGGGAAACCAAATGAAGAATTATAATAGGTGTAACTGCAGAATATAATGATACTTTATCAACATTATAATCTTTGAAATCATGTCGAAAGATAGCTCAAACCTTTTGGTCTTCTTCAGTCAAGAGGTCACCTAGTGCTGGATGACTCAAAAACTACAACGAACATGTGGACAGTGAATAAGAGTAAAGGAAGTTTTAAACAGTAATTGGAAACTACCTATAAGATATATAACTTACAGCAGTCAACCAAAAGTCTGGAATGGACTGGATAATTTCGTTACGCTTGTCATAGACAGGTTTCCGTATCTCGTTATATTTCTGCTCCACTTCCAAGACCTCATCACTGGCCTTTTCGTTAATCTAGAACCAACAAAGTAACAAACcatcagagaaaacaaaaaagaagaaaaaggaacacTTCTAACTGTACTTATGAGTTGTTTGAGCTTGAACTTCTCAAATAGTACTCTTTCCAGTAACTTCTCTACAGGCATTACAGAAGCTACTAATTGCCGAGAGCAGTCACAtgataatataaatacaaaaatctcacaaaaacgtTCTCAATTTGCATCTGTAGCAAACAAGACAAAAAGACCAACCTTTCATGTAAAATTCAACAAAGCCGTAAAGTTAGCAACATAAACTTTGAGTAAAAGCTGTAAAATTAGAATTGGAATACATTCAATCTTAACCACGATACAGAgcatagacaaaaaaaaaaaaaaaaagcgataaATCCGGAGAATTAGAGCAAATTAACGAAGATATGAATGAAAGAAGAGATTTATAAAAAAGACCTTCTCGAGGTTTTCTTGAATCTCCTGAAGCTTCTCAATTGAGAGAACAAGCTCTTTATCGATTAGCTCCAAGTTCTCATCTTCGACCTTCTCTTCAATTTTCAACTTCTTGCTCTTATCCGCGACCATTGTCACTTccagaaaccctaattcccaAAGAAAGAGAGGGATTCCTCTTTGGTtgcttctctcctctcttttttttgtgtttccgTCGCAAAGAGAGAATCAGCTAAAACCCTAGTTCCTCTTGATGGAGTTTTATGTTGGGTTGAAGAAGTGTGAGAGTGTGGGCAAAAAAGGGACTTAGGGTTTTGAGGGGTTTATGTGTACCAATCAGATCGCGCCATCTGAGGCCAATAAGGGTATAATAGTCAATTTCTTAACCAACCTTAGGGTATTTTAGAAATTCTCCACTTCGCTTGCTTTTTTAAGTTATCCTATTAGAATAAGTTGATTTAATAAAAGCGGATTATGTCATTTCCCGTTTTCTGTCGTATGATTTACTTCTGGACCACTTAAAAGTAAAACATTATTGCTCttaacagaaaattaaaaaaaaataaaaggaatgttgacagtgggatttgaacccacgccctttcGGACCAGAACCTTAATCTGACGCCTTAGACCAACTCGGCCATATCAACGTTCTAagtgaataaattatttatccaAACTTTTCCACTCGCTTCTGCGCCGGAGTCCCAACTCGGCCATAGCCGTTGTAGTTTCGTCGGTGAATTTTACAATCCCATTGCAATCGATTTCCGGGTCTTCTCCTCAGTGATAAAGAATCTGGCTTTTCCGATTTTATAATCAGATTTTGTTAGGGTTCTTCCGTCTTCTTTGCTAAATATCTCTGTGAAACGAAATCAAAGCTTCTGGATTTTTAGGGGTTAGGTtacgattttttgttttttcttctccttcatggGTCCTCCTCTGCTTCCGAGACATGTAACTGCAGTTATAAAATGTCAGAGGGATCCAATGAAAGCATTAGAAATGTTCAATTCGATGAAGAAAGAGGATGGTTTCAAGCATACTTTATCTACTTACCGCAGCGTGATTGAAAAGCTTGGCCTTCATGGGAGATTCGAAGCCATGGAAGAGGTTTTTGTGGATATGCGTCTTAATGTTTCTAACCATATCCTTGAAGGTGTTTATGTTGGCGCAATGAAGAACTATGGTAGGAAAGGTAAAGTTCAAGAAGCTGTGAATGTGTTTGAAAGGATGGATTTTTATGATTGTCAGCCTACGGTTTTCTCTTATAATGCTATTATGAGTATATTGGTTGATAGTGGTTACTTTGATCAAGCTCACAAGGTGTATTTGAGGATGCGTGACAAGGGGATTACACCTGATGTGTACTCCTTTACGATTAGGATGAAGTCTTTTTGCAAGACGAGTCGGCCTCACGCTGCTTTGAGGCTTCTTAACAATATGTCTTCTCAAGGCTGTGAGATGAATGTGGTTGCTTATTGTACGGTGGTTGGTGGGTTTTATGAGGAGGATTTTAAGGATGAGGCGTATGAGTTGTTTGGGAAGATGCTTGGATCGGGTGTTTCTCTTTGTGTTAGTACGTTTAACAAGCTTCTACATGTTCTTTGTAAGAAAGGAGATGTTAAGGAGTGTGAAAAACTACTTGATAAAGTTATCAAAAGAGGTGTTTTACCGAATCTgtttacttataattttttcattcaaGGGCTTTGTCAGAAAGGTGAGCTTGATGGTGCTGTTCGTATGGTAGGTTGTCTCATAGATCAGGGGCCAAAGCCTGATGTTGTCACGTATAACAATCTTATATGTGGCTTATGTAAGAATTCCAAGTTTCAGGAGGCAGAGGCTTACTTAGGCAAAATGGTTAATGAAGGGCTTGAGCCTGATAGTTTTACTTATAACACACTAATAGCTGGATATTGCAAAAGTGGAATGGTGCAACTTGCTGAAAGGATTCTAGGTAATGCTGTCTTCAATGGGTTTGTGCCTGACGAGTTTACATATCGCTCCTTAATTGACGGATTGTGCCACGAAGGTGATACAAATCGTGCTTTAGCTTTATTTAATGAGGCCTTAGGGAAAGGAGTAAAGCCTAATGTTATTCTTTACAACACACTGATCAAAGGATTGTCTAACCAGGGTTTAATTCTGGAGGCTGCTCAGTTGGCGAGTGAAATGTCTGAAAAGGGTTTGATTCCCGAGGTGCAGACTTTTAACATACTTGTAAATGGATTATGCAAGATGGGGTGTGTTTCTGATGCTGATGGTCTTGTTAAAGTTATGATCTCCAAAGGGTACTTTCCTGACATATTTACTTTCAACATTTTGATTCATGGTTATTCTACACAGTTGAAAATGGAAAACGCACTTGAGATCTTGGATGTTATGTTGGACACTGGCGTTGATCCTGACGTGTACACTTACAACTCTTTGTTGAATGGTCTCTGCAAAACTTCAAAGTATGAAGATGTGATGGAAACATATAAAACGATGATAGCAAAAGGTTGTGCCCCCAACTTATTCACGTTTAATATACTTCTGGAGAGTCTTTGCAGATACCGAAAAGTAGATGAAGCCTTGGGGTTGCTGGTAGAAATGAAAAACAAGAGTGTGAATCCAGATGCGGTTACGTTTGGAACGTTGATCGACGGGTTTTGCAAAAATGGAGACTTGGATGGAGCATACACGCTATTTCGGAAGATGGAAGAGGTTTATAAGGTTTCGAGTTCAACGCCAACATATAATATCATCATTCATGCTTTCACTGAGAAGCTAAATGTTACTATGGCGGGAAAACTATTCCAAGAGATGGTTGATCGTTGTATTGTTCCTGATGGATACACATACCGGCTTATGGTTGATGGTTTTTGCAAAACGGGAAATGTCNGATGTTAAGGAGTGTGAAAAACTACTTGATAAAGTTATCAAAAGAGGTGTTTTACCGAATCTgtttacttataattttttcattcaaGGGCTTTGTCAGAAAGGTGAGCTTGATGGTGCTGTTCGTATGGTAGGTTGTCTCATAGATCAGGGGCCAAAGCCTGATGTTGTCACGTATAACAATCTTATATGTGGCTTATGTAAGAATTCCAAGTTTCAGGAGGCAGAGGCTTACTTAGGCAAAATGGTTAATGAAGGGCTTGAGCCTGATAGTTTTACCTATAACACACTAATAGCTGGATATTGCAAAAGTGGAATGGTGCAACTTGCAGAAAGGATTCTAGGTAATGCTGTTTTCAATGGGTTTGTGCCTGACGAGTTTACATATCGCTCCTTAATTGACGGATTGTGCCACGAAGGTGATACAAATCGTGCTTTAGCTTTATTTAATGAGGCCTTAGGGAAAGGAGTAAAGCCTAATGTTATTCTTTACAACACACTGATCAAAGGATTGTCTAACCAGGGTTTAATTCTGGAGGCTGCTCAGTTGGCGAGTGAAATGTCTGAAAAGGGTTTGATTCCCGAGGTGCAGACTTTTAACATACTTGTAAATGGATTATGCAAGATGGGATGTGTTTCTGATGCTGATGGTCTTGTTAAAGTTATGATCTCCAAAGGGTACTTTCCTGACATATTTACTTTCAACATTTTGATTCATGGTTATTCTACACAGTTGAAAATGGAAAACGCACTTGAGATCTTAGATGTTATGTTGGACAGTGGCGTTGATCCTGACGTGTACACTTACAACTCTTTGTTGAATGGTCTCTGCAAAACTTCAAAGTATGAAGATGTGATGGAAACATATAAAACGATGATAGCAAAAGGTTGTGCCCCCAACTTATTCACGTTTAATATACTTCTGGAGAGTCTTTGCAGATACCGAAAAGTAGATGAAGCCTTGGGGTTGCTGGTAGAAATGAAAAACAAGAGTGTGAATCCAGATGCGGTTACGTTTGGAACGTTGATCGACGGGTTTTGCAAAAATGGAGACTTGGATGGAGCATACACGCTATTTCGGAAGATGGAAGAGGTTTATAAGGTTTCGAGTTCAACGCCAACATATAATATCATCATTCATGCTTTCACTGAGAAGCTAAATGTTACTATGGCGGGAAAACTATTCCAAGAGATGGTTGATCGTTGTATTGTTCCTGATGGATACACATACCGGCTTATGGTTGATGGTTTTTGCAAAACGGGAAATGTCGATTTGGGGTACAAGTATCTACTGAAGATGATGGAAAATGGGTTTATTCCATCGCTCACAACGCTTGGACGTGTAATAAACTGTCTTTGTGTGGAGGATAGAGTTTACGAGGCTGCCGGTATTATCCATCTGATGGTCCAGAAAGGACTGGTCCCTGAGGCTGTCAACACCATTTTTGATATTGACAAAAAGGAGGTGGCTGCTCCTAAGCTTGTCTTGGAGGATCTGTTGAAGAAGAGCTGTATTACATATTATGCTTATGAACTTCTTTTTGATGGCCTTAGAGATAAAAGGCTACGCAAGAAAAAGGGTTTCACAGTGGTAGGCATATGAATCTGATACAATGGCTTACCTCATATCTGGTTGTTTAAAGAACTGCTCAAGTTCGTGCATCTCAGGACTTTGTTGAGCCATTCCTGGAGAAGATGGTAACTTAACCGTTGGTCTGAGCAGCTAAAATCTGTATTGAATTGCCATTTTGGGGTGTAGAGCTCCAAGACACAAAGATGTTGGAGCTGCTCTGTTCTTTTAAACATGATATCTGGTGATGAAGCTTTTGTTTTGTCCTGTTGCAATACTCAACTCCTGAAAAGTCGAAGAAAGTGGTTCTCTGCTTTGATTCcatttcttctttcccttttttggTGATGCTTCAAGATAGAATTGAACACAGGCCAAAAGCACTACAGGAGCATGCTCCAAGTCGTTCTCAACTTCACATTTAAGAAGCCCTAGACAAGGAACACCTAGCCACTTTAAGAAGTTGCACGAGGTATTTGGAGCTTCCTGAGTACTATACCCTTTTTGTTATGTGTGGTTAGTTGCTTA from Camelina sativa cultivar DH55 chromosome 7, Cs, whole genome shotgun sequence includes the following:
- the LOC104702181 gene encoding cytochrome P450 98A8-like, with the protein product MVLYLISLLPILVATIMLYQRWWRSNIPPGPKPKFLIGNLHQMKPLWTHSFSEWSETYGPIISVWIGSQLTVVVSSSDLAKQVLRDKDHQLSNRNRIARMTQTGTDLVWSDYSPHYVKLRKLCTLELFSLKSIENFRSLREMEARSMVVSILKDLMSNSADGQARKPLVVRKYLAAVVLNTISRLMIGKEFGSEEGKEFKSIVEKEHLLSGSGTLLDHVWWLKWVSSWFISDKEFLAHKDRRTKWFRGAIMVEEDVAIEDHKGFVRKLFVLNEQKELSEETVGALVWNMLTAGADTTAVVIEWAMAEMIKCPTVQEKAQQELDSVVGSERLMSESDIPKLPYLQCVVKEALRLHPSTPLMLPHKASETVWVGGYKVPKGATVYVNVQAIGRDPANWRDPYEFRPERFLQEETDVKGRDFRVLPFGSGRRMCPAAQLSMNLMSLVMGNLLHCFSWSSPIPGERIDMSENPGLLCNMRTPLQALALPRAAARVIPLPLD
- the LOC104702186 gene encoding cytochrome P450 98A9 → MDLLLITLITIIIAAVIQNLRRRISNIPPGPPPQFLVGNLNQLKPLWTQSFSEWSQTYGPIISVWLGSQLAVVVSSSDLAKQVLRDKDYQLCNRHRTARMTQNGSDLIWSDYGAHYVKMRKLCTLELFSLKSIEFFNSMREMEVRSVVKSIFNDLMSDDQKPVVLRTYLGSVALNIVSRLVIGKTFEPKEAREFKSIVDRETRLPGATKMLDYATWLKRVSSWFTSDKVFMKHMARRKNWFRRAVMDEEYGGRDKKCFVQSLLALKEKNELTEETVMGLVWNMLTAGADTTAITIEWAMAEMIRCPAVQEKVQNELDSVVGSERFMSDTDIPKLPYLQCVLKEALRLHPPTPLMLPHKASESVQIGGYRVPKGATVYVNVQAIGRDPANWSNPDEFRPERFLVEETDVKGQDFRVLPFGSGRRVCPAAQLSLNMMTLALGNLLHCFSWTFSTPNEHIDMTEKPGLVCYMKTPLQALASFRLPQELSNFSLK
- the LOC104702185 gene encoding NAP1-related protein 1, coding for MVADKSKKLKIEEKVEDENLELIDKELVLSIEKLQEIQENLEKINEKASDEVLEVEQKYNEIRKPVYDKRNEIIQSIPDFWLTAFLSHPALGDLLTEEDQKIFKYLSSLEVEDAKDVKSGYSITFNFSSNPFFEDAKLTKTFTFFEEGTTNITATPIKWKEGKGLPNGVNHDDKKGNKRALPEESFFTWFTDAQHKEDAGDEIHDEVADIIKEDLWSNPLTYFNNDADEEDFDGDDDGDEEGEEDDDDDDEEEEDGEE